GAGGGCAAAGGACCATTTCGCAGAATCTACGAGAACATTCCCATCGTACATACCACCTAAGTTATATCCTGAAGATCCCGGGAATCGATTCGCATCAATGTCAGGACATATAACCAAAAAATTGTATTCTCGTGCCGGGTCAACCCAATCGATACAATACCCCGAGGCATTTCGACTCGTACCATGCATTACAAATATTACTGTAATATCTTTTATTGTTGAATCAGGGAGATATGTATGGACTGTGATTGGTGTATCGGAAAGAGGTAAGTATTTATCAAATGTGAATTTTCCAACCCCTTGGGGAACTAGTCTTGTATTTGTATCAATTTCAGTTTCAGGTTCTCCTGGGTTTTTACTGCATGAGACGATTAATATCGTTAGAAAAAATAATTGATATTTATGGAAAGGAATTAATTGTAAAATATTTTTCATTTTGTTAAATTCTTGAGTGATAAGAAATATAATCATTGTATCTATCCCTAAAAAATTTAAAAATAAATAAATGAAACAGGTAATTGTTTATGAGTAATAATAAAAAAAGAATCGCCATTTTATGTCACGATGCCTTTAACTATATCTTGAATAAAACGGGTAATATGCTAATAAGATATCGCACGGATGAGGTTGTAGCTGTTATTGATAAAAGTAAAGTGGGCAAAACAGCTGAATTTGAATTGGGTTATGGTGGCAATATACCCGTTATGGAAAATTTTGAATCGTGTAACGGTATAAAACCGGATACACTTGTAATTGGGAATGCCTCACAAGGTGGATTTATCAGCGATGTTTACCGAAAAGAAGTGGTGGCCGCCATACAGTCTGGTTGTGATATTATAAGTGGGATGCACCAATTCCTTGGGGACGATGCTGAATTATCAGGATTGGCCCAACAATATGGCGTAACTCTTACAGATTTGAGGCGACCGCCAAGTCCACCTAACTTTTCAAAAGGGTCTTGGCGAACACGGCAAGTTCCCGTATTGCTTATTGTTGGTACGGACTGCGATACTGGCAAAATGACCACTGGCTGGGAGATAACACAGCGTTTAAAAAATCAAGGACGGAAAGTAGAATTCATCGGAACAGGGCAAACGGGTATTTTGCTCAGTGGTGCCGGCGTACCTATTGATGCTGTTACAGCAGATTTTATGGCGGGTGAGATTGAGCACGTCATTGATAAATGTGCGGATAATACTGAGCTGATTATAGTAGAGGGGCAAGGTTCTCTAACTAATCAATATTATGCTGGAGTAACACTTGGCTTACTCCATGGCGCTATGCCGGACTACATGATTATGACCCATGATCCCGGTCGTAAGGATGATGTGACCGATCTTCCTATCGCATCCATGAGTTTAGTAATGCAGCTTCATATTGATCTTATGAAAAACTTTAAAGAATCAAAATTTCTTGGTATTAATTTATTGACCTTCAAATTATCAGAAGAAGCAGCCAAAGCTGAAATTAGTAAAACAGAAAATGAATATGGGATTGCCACAACAGATTTAGTTCGATTTGGTGATTTACATTTTATAGATGCAATTGAGAAAGAATTGAATTGATGAAAAAAATATACTTTTCAACCATTTTGTTATTGTTCGGATGTACCCATCCTGCCACTACCTCTGAACTCGGGTACTCAGAATCAAGGCAAAAAATACGACAGTCTGAAAACGGTGTAGTTGTTACAGGTCATCCCTTGGCAACAAATGCCGGGGTTGAAATGTTGTCGAAAGGCGGGAATGCCGTTGATGCTGCAATAGCAGCAGCGTTTACGTTGGCGGTTGTGGAGCCCTCCATGAGTGGCATTGGCGGTAGAACTCAAATACTAATCTATTCTCCTGAAACTGGTTTTCATGGTATCGATGGTACTACAGCCGCACCTAGCGATTACGATTATGAGAATGCGCCCAAAAAACGTTATGGGTACCCCAGCATTGGCATCCCGGGCGTTGTAAAAGGATTAACCAAAGCATTATCTGAATATGGATCACTTTCACGGGTTGCAGTGATGAATCCGGCCATAGAAATTGCGGACAAAGGTCATGCCTTAATCAAAGGTGAATCTATTCGCCAAGGGAAGGTAAATAAAGAATTAAATGAATTTGAAGGGTCACGCCAGCATTTTTTAAACAAGGATGGTTCTCCAATGGTGCCAGGTGAATGGTTTGAGCAAAAGGACTTAGCTAAAGTTCTTCGTGCAATCGCTTTTGACGGTCCTGATGTATTTTATAGTGGTTGGATTGCTGAAAAAATTGTTGCGGACAATCAGTCCAACGGTGGTGTTTTGAGTATGAAAGCATTGGCGGAATACGAAGCAGAGGATTCTCACATCGTTAAAGGGTCTTACCGTGGCCATGACCTCACAGCGCTCTGGATGCCATCTTTCGGTGCGATTACAATTGAGGCGCTACAAGTACTTGAATCTCTTTCTGACAATTTATCCAACGATCAAGTATGGGGGGAGAATGTGTACCATGCAATTGAGGCGGCTTATTTAGACCGTAGAGAACAGAAATCGTTATCTGACGCAGATCGGCTCACCTCTAAAGATTGGGCTCAAAAGCGGGCGGCAGAAGTCCATAATGAACAAGCATTTGTAGATTGGAACAGGCTCCCTGAATCATACACGGCTCCCATGGGCCACACAACCCATTTGACGGTGGTGGATAAAAACGGTATGATTGTTTCTTTAACCCAA
The window above is part of the Candidatus Neomarinimicrobiota bacterium genome. Proteins encoded here:
- a CDS encoding DUF1611 domain-containing protein, with translation MSNNKKRIAILCHDAFNYILNKTGNMLIRYRTDEVVAVIDKSKVGKTAEFELGYGGNIPVMENFESCNGIKPDTLVIGNASQGGFISDVYRKEVVAAIQSGCDIISGMHQFLGDDAELSGLAQQYGVTLTDLRRPPSPPNFSKGSWRTRQVPVLLIVGTDCDTGKMTTGWEITQRLKNQGRKVEFIGTGQTGILLSGAGVPIDAVTADFMAGEIEHVIDKCADNTELIIVEGQGSLTNQYYAGVTLGLLHGAMPDYMIMTHDPGRKDDVTDLPIASMSLVMQLHIDLMKNFKESKFLGINLLTFKLSEEAAKAEISKTENEYGIATTDLVRFGDLHFIDAIEKELN